TGGACATCTATAGCCCCTCCAAGCTGAAAAGCAATCTCACGAAAGGAAAAATCCCAACCTTTTCATTATTCAAAAGACTAATTAataattttgcaagaaaaataatcTGATCATTCACCTTCCAACGGGTGCCTATATTCTTTCCCCAAAAAGACAAATCTGTAAGACTAGCTTCGGAGTTTATTAATCTATGCTAAAGTAGAAAGCTGACATCACATGATTTCCTATCCATATGAATATCATGCGAGTCTCTATTCATAGAATCATCAATTTGCATATGTATTCACTGATGTCATGTACACTTTCGCCATGGAACGAGTTAGATAACCGCACTCAATAATGTGTGCAATATGGAAATTGACTTTCTCTGCCTGCGCACCATTCGCAAAGGATTCAGTTCTTCCTTGCctccttttccttattttcctcaCAAGTTAGGAGACACAAATAACAGCGAGGGAACCATAGGGCTCTCGTGCGGATTCCCGATGCCTGTTAGTAGGTCGTGTGCTAAAAAGAATGAACCGTACAACTCTCCTGTGGAGGCTGCGCTATATATCGACTCCACCGGTTTTATGTGAGTGCCCAATGGAGGAAGGGGAGTAGGCTTGGGCGTTGGAAGGGACTTTTCCATCTGTTCTATCAAATTAATATTCTGCTGAGTCGAAGGACGGCGTACAAATAACACGATCCAACCAATGACTAAAGGATGAAGACGCCATTGTGAGTCAAACGTTGGAAGCCATTCTTTTATTTGCCTTGTGCTTGCCTTATGTATGGTAGTATATTATGATAGCGAGATCGGGCGCCTGAGAAAGAAAGGGACAATGTTGTTTATCGATGTAAACACCGAGACGAGAATGGATAATGACCCCAAGGAAACGAATAGGACAACACCGGACAAAAACCTGGCATTGTAGACCTTGATGATTTTGCTTGGGGCGACCGTCCGCGAATCACTCCACGTCGTCGTTCATCACTAGGCGGGAAATTCGTCCTATGGTGGGGCGTTAACCTTGTTCCCAGAATGTACCCAATTGTCTCTCGCAAAGAGATGCTGCCGAAAATCTCTATAGCAACAAAGGACAAGGGAGAATATACCAAAGCAAGCACTTATTTTGATCATTATAAAGCCTCCTTTTGCTCCTCTCTGGCATTTGCAGGTGCCTTTTGTGTTTTAGAAGCTCACAGAATATTTAGCTATGGAGTTCAGCATCCTGGCAATGTTGGTGCTTCTGGTCGTGTTTGTAGTCTCGGcagtttttcttcatttatggaGATCGCCAAAAGCAATGGAGGACATCCTGGAACCTTGGGTTGGCCGATCATTGGTGAAAGCTTCTCCTTCATATCCGACTTTTCGAGTCCATCTGGTATCTACAGTTTCATGAAGAAGAGACAAGAAAGGTAATCAATCAAGGACCAAGAGTGAGACAGCTTATCAGAACTTCAAAATCAGAATACATTACCTACATGATATGTGCATCTGTCAACAGGTATGGGAAGGTGTTCAAGTCCTTTGTCTTGGGAAGGTTCACTGTCTTCATGACCGGGCGAGAAGCGAGCAAGATTCTATTGACGGAAAAGACGGGATGGTGAGTTTGAACCTCTTCTACACCGGGCAGCAGGTTCTCGGCCCAACAAGTCTTCTCCAGACAACAGGGGAAGAACACAAGCGGCTTCGACGGCTTATTGCGGAACCACTATCCATCGATGGCCTGAAGAAGTACTTCCAGTTCATCAACGCCCTCGCCATAGAAACATTAGATCAATGGGAGGGACGAAAAGTTTTAGTTCTTGAGGAGGCTTCTACAGTTAAGTATCCACAAATAAGATCTCAAGAAATTCTGCTTTGATCGCTCTGCACTTAGACATAATAGTAAGATATTTCCTTTGTGCAGTTCACTCTCAAGGTAATTGGCCACATGATCATGAGCTTAGAACCAAAAGGCGAAGAGCAGGAGAAATTCcgatcaatttcaaaataatttcctcTTCATTCGCATCCTTGCCATTCAAAGTGCCAGGAACTGCATTTCATCGTGGAATTcaggtaattttttttcccatgtaCACGAACATACGCACGATAGAACGAAAGACTTTGTCTAGTTACTTTCCGAATATAACGATTCAAAAAAATCAGGCTCGAGATAGGATGTATAGCATGTTGGACAACGTTATTTCTAAAAGGAGAGAAGGACAAGGCTTCCAAAATGATTTCCTGGAGTCTCTGATAATCAAGCACAGCAAAGCAGCAGACGGAGAAGCTGACAAAGACAAGCTAACTGACAAGCAAATGAAGGACAATGTATTAACTCTTCTAGTTGCTGGTCATGACACGACCACTGCTGCTCTGACTTGGCTCATGAAATTTCTCGGAGAAAACCCTCAAGTTCTGCAACGGCTCAGGTACTCCCATTTTGCGATGAACTCTGTTAAATTGAAATCGTGACCTATGAATACTGAAGAACTGGGCTGTATGCTTCGTATGCAGGAAGAACACATGGAAATTCAAGCGAAGGGCAAGGGTGGAGCGAATTTATCTTGGAGTGAAGTTAATAACATGCCTTATACCGCTAAAGTAAGCAAGACATTAGCTTTATCACGTTAACTATCCTACTGAAAACTGGAAGATgtagaaatttcttttaacttgGTATTTCAGGTAATAAGTGAAACTCTAAGGAGAGCCACGATATtaccttggttctcaaggaaagCTGCTCAGGATTTTGAGATTGATGGTATGCATCCcaatgaaaagacaaaacaCGCTGATcagaaaaatgcaatttcaagaTGCTTACTATTGCTAGCTCTTGGTCTTTTACAGGATATAAGATCGAGAAAGGTTGGTCGGTGAACCTGGATGTTGTTTCTATTCACCATGACCCGGAAATTTTCCCTCAACCAGAAGTTTTTTACCCTTCCAGATTTGATGTAAGCATTTTTCTGTCGCTACATCGTGTAGCTCactttttatttcttacttccagctgatttttttttttttttttgattgatctCAGGAACCTTTGAAGCCTTTCAGCTTCCTTGGATTCGGTAGTGGACCACGTATGTGCCCTGGGATCAATCTGGCGAAGCTGGAGATctctattttcattcatcacTTAGCGTGCAGATACAAATAAGAACAGAGTGCTcattttgataaacaaagtctCATCTTCCCGCCAGAACATTTGATTGCCGTCTAACATGTCAACCAGTCAGGGGACAACCTTTTTAAGCTAgtctttttaataaatgaaacagaaaaaaagaaaaaaagcaaaaaattgatATGGTTGATATGTTTGTTTCTGAGACTATGCTTGATGAATTTCTCAAGCGTTTATTGCGAGTGTAGAACTTGTTCCGACAATCTCGATCTTCTTGACAGGTGGACTCCTCTGGAGAGAGATGACTCAGTCCAGCCTACTCTAGTAAGGATGcccaagaacaagtatccagtTCTTGTCGAGCCAGTGTAGATGTATTTGTTGCTTCACTTGGCAATTTGGCACAGAGCCATAATAGCCAAGGAAAGAAGCGGCATGGGGAATTCGAACTTTATTGTTATGACCTGATCGTCAATGCAATACCAATATGCTAAGAATGACAAACTCACTGGGTAAAGGTAGCTATAAGCGAACGCTTGCCCAGGAGCACATTGTATGACAGAAAATGAGAATAAGAATGTCTGAAGCAGTTTATTTTTCTTGAGTTAGTCTATATCTTGCTGAACAACTATCTTTCGCTACGATCCTATTACTCTAGCCTGTTAATCAAACGAACAAATGCAACTCCAACAAGCTTAATCGCTGAGGGTGGACAAATGAGTAAAGATTGGAGATATGTCTTTAGTGTATGAAAGTTTATCCATCGATGCCCACACATAAGCAAATAGGAGAGCCCGGCCGTTTCACCTCGGAGAATAAAGGTGCTAGAGATATTCAAAATCAGGATACTGAAGTTTGAATACCATTTTGCCTTGAACAGACAAAAATCTAGGCTACCAGAAAGATAGTTCCGGACACCCAATAGAGGTGTTATGTCAGCTCCAGCTCGAGCTCCCATTTATCAGGAGGCAAGCATTAATGCACAAATCAGAGGCATGGAAACCTGCTTCCATTGTATTTATGGATAGTTTATTGCGATAGGAACGTTTTTTTGGTTGCAATTGATAAAGCTATGATGCGAAAGGCAGCAATTTCATCTAAATGATGCCATAACTAAATAGGTTTTAAATTTCCTGTAATTagcatcttcttcctttttcgcTAACACAAATTATGCAGTCTCGGATATAAGTCGAGGAAGGTCAACATAACAACCCGTCAGATTAAGTGGTTGGGTAACTCATAAACAAGAAAGCAGATGGCTCACCTCCACTTTCTCAAGTACTTCTTTTAACGACATAGCAAAAAGAGTCGAAGGAATTTCATTTTGTGCCTTCATTGCATGCAATATATCTCACCCTCACAAAGAGAGACGAACATAACATAGGGAAAACCCGTTTCCAAGCGAAGAGGTAACCATGAAGCACTTTGCTTTCACTTGTCTAGAATCCCAGATGGAAAAAACATGGATGTAAATTATCGATAAGTAAAACAATGAACAGCAGAAACAAATGTCCCAAAACCAtacaaaccaaacaagcttaACCCATTCAGGAGccaagaaacaacaaaagaccTTCCTCCATTCCAGACTAACTCAATAGCTCACTAGCCAAATCCTACAGAGATTTCTCACATCGTTGGAGAGAAGCTTTCAATTATCttggaacagaaaaagaagctcTAACAGCAAACATAATTTTGTAAATCACCTTTCTAGCTTCGGACGAAATGTGATAATGTAGAACTACATTTCTCTCTTGCCAAACTAAATGGTTGCATTCCCATTCTAATTTGAAGCTCTTAAGCTTTGCCCTTTAGCAGCCTGCAGAATAAAAGGGATTTCTACAATTTAACTATTTGCTGATCTAGCAGAACTATTCAAGTGTAAAATGTGCTACCGAATAGATTTTGAGGAGGAGCAACAAAAGAACAGATGCTCTGAGCATTCGATGCTTTCTGTTTGTGTCCATTATCTTTTGACCACCTgcaactaggggtgtgcatggtctgggcgggcggttcccgacctagaaccgggaaccgcccgctaaggaccggttccgaaaaattggaaccgggatccacccgggaaccggaccgccggtccggtccggttcctgggtggatccatggaaccgatcttgacgcgaaacaatttttttgattttcaacataaacgactacgtgacatcaaagcaagccaaaaaaagaaaaaccaaatttaagtacgtggaacaaaaattcatttgttgcaactataaatgcaaccaatgaagGAATGAATGTACATAAGTTGAtatagagacagagagagtagTAAGTGTTTAAGAAAAATGGGTCTCTCTTAAAGCTATGAACTGGACATATCCCTCATTAGGTTCggcaaaatatcacaagtcgcacaaacaaatcaaaggaggtgaaatgaggcaccatccaaacacaggaaaacaaaggaagtgcaactaaacaagactttattgaatacatcaccttcatcattatattaataaataaactaaacaacgaaaagcataagaattccccaatatttagctttgtattcatcctgtagcaaaaacaattgccacaaaacaattactttgtattcaattttagtatttttttaaatattaaagggaaccggtccggtccggatgggcggatccgcccatggaaccgggaaccgaccggttcccaccggttctcaaaaattggaaccgggaaccggaccggttcccaccggttctcaaaattggaaccgggaaccggaccggttccctcaagcaccgctggttccgggcggttccggtccggttccgggcggtccgggcggttcccgggtattttgcacacccctacctgCAACAATGTGAATACTATATGATGTGCATCAAGGAACAAACTTCAACTGCTGCAGATCTGATGTTTCCTTTATTCAACAGAGTATAGGGTGTCGTTCATCATAGAATCCTCCATAAGATCACAGAAGCCAACATCAGAGATCTTAAAACTTACATTCAAGAAGATTACTTTTCTCTGTCAAAGAGTGACTTTCTTATAAGAGTATGTGTGTAATGCATGCTCTCTTGCTAATGTTTTCAAAAGGAATAAAAGGGTGCTGGCAAAACAAAACGAAATCAGTGTCTAGTGAAGCAACAGAGCAAGTGTGGAAGAAAATAGGAATCTTCATACCATTATGATGTTAGAAAGTTATCGCCACTTCCCTCAATAGAAATTTGTGCCTGACCATGTTTATAAATAGGAATCTTCATACCCTTATGATGTTAGAAAGTTATCGTCACTTCCCTCAATCGTAGTGCCTGACCATGTTTATAAAAGGCATAGACCAAAGCCTTCATGATCTTAATCTAAGTTATCAAAAGCAACTCAAAGAAAATGGCATGCCGTTCCGTAGACCCAGTCATATCAGATGAAACTGTCACATGATGGAAGCTCAAAAGCTaccaattgaaaagaaaattttacccAAACacgatattttaaaaaagaatgtgtAAAACATTCACCTGGGAGCTAGCTGGGCAAAATCATCTTCAGATTCATCATCCTCGTGATTCACATCCACTGGTGCCTAAGCTGGGGGTTTATGTCACTTCTGCTTTGGTCAGTGGAGTACCTTTGGCAATGTTATCATGTTGACAAAGAGCACGCTGCAAACTATCTTTAAATGCCAATAGGGGCATGTCATCTAACCGCAGAAGCTCCAATAATTATGTTGGATTGAAGTTCTTACGCTGTGAGATTCACAAGAAGCATGACACGCTCTTGACAAGAAGGACGCTGATCGACAAGGTCAACAAACACCTCCCTCCGATTCGTCCTCGTGCTGAAAACATGTATAACTCAATAAGAAGCTCCTGTGCCTAGTCTTCCTGTCATCCCTCCGAACCATAATTCCAACAAATGCATAGCCCAAAAGTTAGCGATTGGTTTCATATTTGGATGTCTTCAAAATGCAGTCCACCTAATCGATTTGACCGACAATACTTCTGCAGGATCATCACTTAAAATGTAATGATGGAACCTTCAGGACAAAACAAAAACGTTGAAAAGTACATTCTGTCCCACCGAAGGGAGGCAAGCGGAGTGCGTCAGGAACAGCTGTTGAGAAATGTACAAGCGTATATTAGTTATAcgcatgaaaaaaatataagattTTTTACGCaaataatttgcatatctaTGCCAACCCATCTGGATTTGATGCGTAGTTTGAGCAACAACGAAGATTAATCTCTTATAAATATCTTCCGATCAGATCGAATCGTCGCCGCTTTGTGAAATTAAATTGTTCGAAATTTCAATTCTAGGTCAAGCACTTGTCTGACTCACACAATTAATTATATCTTAACCTCTGACTCAAGTGGAGGGGGTTCTCCTCACATACAATTTGTGATGACTCGACTAGGCCTCGAGAAAGGATCGATCACATGGGTGCCCGTCCGAATGCGCCCACTAAGTTCTTTCTTGAGGGTCAAGATATTTACGATTTTGCCCCCCCAACAAATTAGTTTAGAGAAGTGCAAACAGAAGCTATCGCCCCCACACGTCACGTAGGAGGGATGCCAACAGAGAAGAGAATACATAAAAAGCTATGGAATGGAATGGAAAGAGACCCTGCTCCCAAACGCCAAACGGAACTCAACTCTGTTCTAACAATAATAATTAATAGTATTTACACTCATcaacctccctctctccctctctccctcttccctcaataaaataaaagaaagaccACACCTCGCTCACTCGTCTCCCGAGGCTAGGAATCCGATCCGGGCGATGTTAAAGTACTCATCATCTTTCATTTTACGTGCTGCCTCTCCATATGTCATTTCCTCTTTGTTACCCCGGCCATGCCCCTCGAAAGTGACCCGGGCGGCTGGGTCCCACTCGAACTCCTCCCACCAGCCTTTGTCCCCAATGATCGAGAAGCTTCCCCTCATTCCGTTCGAGTCCAACGGTAACTTTTTGAGACCAGGACACATGAATATCGAGAATTTCACCCCTTGAGGGAAAAGTAGAGCGTGGTCGCAAATGCTCCTTAGTTTTCGAAGATTCTCGATACGTAGAGATTTGAGACGTGAGAATAGTCCTGAAGCAGCTAATTCCTCTCTTGCAATTCCATCCCCGattattttctccatcaaattgCACTGCGCAACTATCAAACTTTGGAGTTTTGGAGCGTGCACAAGCCAGGACAAGTCCAAAAATCCGCAATTTATAATCAAAACTTCAACGAGGCTGGGGAAGCAATAGCAGTTGGGCGCTTGTCCTATCCCTTGATTAATCTCCATCTTCACAAGCATACGGCAATCGTAAAAATTAAGCACCTCTAAATGCGAGAAATTGCCGCTCCCTTTTAATGAGTGACTTATTGGGATGTGGGTCAAGCCC
The window above is part of the Eucalyptus grandis isolate ANBG69807.140 chromosome 6, ASM1654582v1, whole genome shotgun sequence genome. Proteins encoded here:
- the LOC104452326 gene encoding LOW QUALITY PROTEIN: abscisic acid 8'-hydroxylase 3 (The sequence of the model RefSeq protein was modified relative to this genomic sequence to represent the inferred CDS: inserted 3 bases in 3 codons); translation: MEFSILAMLVLLVVFVVSAVFLHLWRSPKAMEDXPGTLGWPIIGESFSFISDFSSPSGIYSFMKKRQERYGKVFKSFVLGRFTVFMTGREASKILLXGKDGMVSLNLFYTGQQVLGPTSLLQTTGEEHKRLRRLIAEPLSIDGLKKYFQFINALAIETLDQWEGRKVLVLEEASTFTLKVIGHMIMSLEPKGEEQEKFRXNFKIISSSFASLPFKVPGTAFHRGIQARDRMYSMLDNVISKRREGQGFQNDFLESLIIKHSKAADGEADKDKLTDKQMKDNVLTLLVAGHDTTTAALTWLMKFLGENPQVLQRLRYSHFAMNSEEHMEIQAKGKGGANLSWSEVNNMPYTAKVISETLRRATILPWFSRKAAQDFEIDGYKIEKGWSVNLDVVSIHHDPEIFPQPEVFYPSRFDEPLKPFSFLGFGSGPRMCPGINLAKLEISIFIHHLACRYKWTPLERDDSVQPTLVRMPKNKYPVLVEPV